The following coding sequences lie in one Xanthomonas hortorum pv. pelargonii genomic window:
- a CDS encoding DUF4198 domain-containing protein: MKLLTLSALLLAASASAHTPYLAPNTFAPQPGQTVTLDAAFAETFFVPEAAFDQSHFSITGPDGRDVAPLRVQALDTRTVVEHTLGKQAGTYRVSTGLRVGAQFRTWELNGKRETVRDPKVAMPKGATLIASFQSRTLAETYLSVGKPDRSALAPRNQGLELVPVTHPNDLYVGESFVFTVQYDGVPLANQTVDISEAVWTSDRKPTSISVTTDAAGRATLKLDRAGTWLALSRHRTPAPADAPVREYSNSTTLTFRVLEQ, from the coding sequence ATGAAACTGCTGACCTTGTCGGCGCTGCTGCTTGCCGCCTCTGCCTCTGCGCACACGCCTTATCTGGCACCCAACACCTTCGCCCCCCAGCCCGGTCAGACGGTGACCCTGGACGCGGCCTTCGCCGAGACCTTCTTCGTCCCGGAAGCGGCCTTCGACCAGAGCCACTTCAGCATCACCGGGCCCGATGGCCGCGATGTCGCACCGCTCCGTGTGCAGGCGCTCGACACCCGCACCGTCGTCGAACACACCCTGGGCAAGCAGGCCGGCACCTATCGGGTCAGCACCGGCCTGCGCGTGGGCGCGCAGTTCCGCACCTGGGAACTGAACGGCAAGCGCGAGACCGTGCGCGACCCGAAAGTGGCCATGCCCAAGGGGGCCACGCTAATTGCCAGCTTCCAGTCGCGCACCCTGGCGGAAACCTATCTGAGCGTCGGCAAACCCGATCGCAGCGCGCTGGCGCCGCGCAATCAGGGTCTGGAACTGGTGCCGGTGACGCACCCCAACGATCTGTATGTCGGCGAGAGCTTCGTCTTCACGGTGCAGTACGACGGCGTGCCGCTGGCCAATCAGACCGTGGACATCAGCGAGGCGGTGTGGACCTCCGATCGCAAGCCGACGTCGATCAGCGTGACCACCGACGCGGCGGGCCGCGCAACCTTGAAGCTGGACCGCGCCGGCACCTGGCTGGCGCTGAGCCGCCACCGCACCCCGGCTCCGGCCGACGCCCCGGTGCGCGAGTACAGCAACAGCACCACACTGACGTTTCGGGTGCTCGAACAATAG
- a CDS encoding EF-hand domain-containing protein has translation MNTGSLAGACLCALLLPATALAQSAPRPLLGGHGNNVQAFITQHDDDRDGRITAADFANFRRSRFDATDRNHDGTVDEDEYVSEFRERRQRALEQERSAQAAQGKTRFAALDADGNGQVSRAEFDAAGAQDWARGQAALKAAAKAGSGDTTAAFDRDGGRPGMPDSGSAEGFLALYDENGDGKVGEAEYADLRKAQFAGADGDRNGALSLDEYRVEFEDRLNRRLTALELADDRQVHVRFTVLDTDKNKRMNFAEYQASGLRTFARVDRNHDGVVDASDAALPPPAPAPATAPAPAATPARAD, from the coding sequence ATGAACACTGGCTCCCTGGCCGGCGCGTGCCTGTGCGCGCTGCTGCTTCCTGCTACCGCACTCGCCCAGTCCGCGCCGCGCCCGCTGCTCGGCGGCCACGGCAACAACGTGCAGGCCTTCATCACCCAGCATGACGACGACCGCGACGGCCGCATTACCGCCGCCGATTTTGCGAACTTCCGCCGCAGCCGCTTCGATGCCACCGACCGCAACCACGACGGCACGGTCGACGAGGACGAATACGTGAGTGAGTTTCGCGAACGCCGCCAGCGTGCGCTGGAGCAGGAACGCAGCGCGCAGGCCGCACAAGGCAAGACCCGCTTTGCGGCATTGGATGCCGATGGCAACGGGCAGGTCTCGCGTGCCGAATTCGACGCGGCAGGTGCGCAGGACTGGGCGCGCGGACAGGCGGCGTTGAAGGCCGCTGCCAAGGCTGGGTCGGGCGACACAACGGCCGCCTTCGACCGCGATGGCGGCCGTCCCGGCATGCCCGACAGCGGCTCGGCCGAGGGCTTTCTCGCGCTGTACGACGAGAACGGCGATGGCAAGGTGGGCGAGGCGGAATACGCAGACCTGCGCAAGGCGCAGTTCGCCGGTGCCGACGGCGACCGCAACGGTGCGCTTTCGCTGGACGAGTACAGAGTCGAATTCGAAGACCGCCTCAACCGCCGCCTCACCGCGCTCGAACTGGCCGACGACCGCCAGGTGCATGTGCGCTTCACCGTGCTCGACACCGACAAGAACAAGCGCATGAACTTCGCCGAGTACCAGGCCTCTGGCCTGCGCACCTTCGCCCGCGTCGACCGCAATCACGACGGCGTGGTCGATGCCAGCGACGCCGCGTTGCCGCCGCCGGCACCGGCACCTGCAACTGCGCCAGCGCCGGCCGCCACCCCGGCTCGCGCCGACTGA
- a CDS encoding TonB-dependent hemoglobin/transferrin/lactoferrin family receptor: MTSTPTLLALAIAAGLAFPLHAEQAPADATTFDPVEVKAARDKRASTNQNVTTLDTAQLQQEQAESMEDLVRYIPGVSIADMGRFGENGFNIRGLEGDRVAMTIDGLSMAEGVETARDYEFFRAGRGGVDVDSLKSVDIVKGADSISAGSGALGGAVVFTTKDPYDYLKAQGNDSYVGLKTGYTGHNDQLLGNITVANRTGIVESMLTYTRREGHESEGWYSSTEIDTGSARRTPDPIDSESDNVLAKLDVVPNAQHRFGVVYERNRSQNRVDNLSRVSAPSYAERIGEDSNDRDRYGLRYIWNANNALFDTLEAQLDRQQTESRGTTRILTQSGTSSTPATAATTRCTVALPCRRAEDRDTEQTLDRIAVDFDKLVHGNGWSQSLLYGAAWQRRSIDFSAIDYRWNNAGTLDTATVDPAQVPKTNADTWSVYLRDRIGLLDDRLQLTLGARYDHYRYAPTLSPTFTDTTGTVREVSFAAPTWQAGISYAVTPQQTLWFQAGRGFRAPTTAEMYAPTSITALTEVATGNTVNVPTVAANPALDAERSLNLELGWRWESDWARVGLSVFRDRYDDFIQSETVTANAGTFYQTCTRGVCTTRNGYAYTTLLNVGQVEVKGVELDAQFKLGDVWLLRAAWTHNQGELEDGRPLDSINPDRGVLGLSWQGLDERLRITANITHALAKKAKDVNVENDIFGVPAEPFLSDAYSVVDLFGSYRFNTHVRVNLGVYNLFDERYSQWARIRNVTRGDFYLYGYATDDGIGRYSEPGRNVRATLYVNF, encoded by the coding sequence ATGACCTCGACACCGACCCTGCTGGCCCTGGCGATCGCCGCCGGCCTGGCCTTCCCGCTGCATGCCGAACAGGCACCCGCCGACGCCACCACCTTCGACCCGGTGGAAGTGAAGGCCGCACGCGACAAGCGCGCCTCCACCAACCAGAACGTCACCACCCTCGACACCGCGCAACTGCAGCAGGAACAAGCGGAAAGCATGGAGGACCTGGTGCGCTACATCCCCGGCGTGAGCATCGCCGACATGGGCCGCTTCGGCGAAAACGGCTTCAACATCCGCGGCCTGGAAGGCGACCGCGTGGCGATGACCATCGATGGCCTGTCGATGGCCGAAGGCGTGGAGACCGCGCGCGACTACGAGTTCTTCCGCGCCGGCCGCGGCGGCGTGGACGTGGATTCGCTCAAGAGCGTGGATATCGTCAAGGGTGCCGATTCCATCAGTGCCGGCAGCGGCGCGCTCGGCGGCGCGGTGGTGTTCACCACCAAGGATCCCTACGACTACCTCAAGGCGCAGGGCAACGACAGCTATGTCGGCCTGAAAACCGGCTACACCGGCCACAACGACCAACTGCTCGGCAATATCACCGTGGCCAACCGCACCGGCATCGTCGAATCGATGCTGACCTACACCCGCCGCGAGGGCCACGAGTCGGAGGGCTGGTATTCCAGCACCGAGATCGACACCGGCAGCGCGCGGCGCACGCCCGACCCGATCGACAGCGAAAGCGACAACGTGCTGGCCAAGCTCGACGTGGTGCCCAACGCGCAGCACCGCTTCGGCGTGGTCTACGAACGCAACCGCTCGCAGAACCGGGTCGACAACCTGAGCCGCGTCAGCGCGCCCAGCTACGCCGAGCGCATCGGCGAGGACAGCAACGACCGTGACCGCTACGGCCTGCGCTACATCTGGAACGCAAACAACGCGCTGTTCGACACCCTCGAAGCGCAGCTGGACCGCCAGCAGACCGAGAGCCGCGGCACCACTCGCATTCTTACCCAGAGCGGCACCTCGAGCACCCCGGCCACGGCCGCCACCACCCGCTGCACGGTGGCGTTGCCCTGCCGCCGTGCCGAAGACCGCGACACCGAGCAGACCCTGGACCGCATCGCGGTCGACTTCGACAAGCTGGTGCATGGCAACGGCTGGTCGCAATCACTGCTGTATGGCGCCGCCTGGCAGCGCCGCAGCATCGATTTCAGCGCGATCGACTACCGCTGGAACAACGCCGGCACGCTGGACACTGCCACCGTCGACCCGGCGCAGGTGCCCAAGACCAATGCCGACACCTGGAGCGTTTACCTGCGCGACCGCATCGGCCTGCTCGACGATCGTCTGCAGCTCACCCTGGGTGCGCGCTACGACCATTACCGCTACGCACCGACGCTGTCGCCCACCTTCACCGATACCACCGGCACGGTGCGCGAGGTGAGCTTCGCCGCACCGACCTGGCAGGCCGGCATCAGCTACGCCGTCACCCCGCAGCAGACACTGTGGTTCCAGGCCGGGCGCGGCTTCCGTGCACCGACCACCGCCGAGATGTACGCCCCGACCAGCATCACCGCGCTGACCGAGGTCGCCACCGGCAACACCGTCAACGTACCGACCGTGGCCGCCAATCCCGCGCTCGACGCCGAGCGCAGCCTCAACCTGGAACTGGGCTGGCGCTGGGAGAGCGACTGGGCGCGCGTGGGCCTGTCGGTGTTCCGCGACCGCTACGACGACTTCATCCAGAGCGAGACCGTCACCGCCAACGCCGGCACGTTCTACCAGACCTGTACCCGCGGCGTGTGCACCACGCGCAACGGCTACGCCTACACCACGCTGCTCAATGTCGGCCAGGTCGAGGTCAAGGGCGTGGAACTGGATGCGCAATTCAAGCTGGGCGATGTCTGGCTGCTGCGCGCGGCATGGACCCATAACCAGGGCGAGCTGGAAGACGGCCGCCCGCTGGACAGCATCAATCCGGATCGCGGCGTGCTCGGCCTGAGCTGGCAGGGGTTGGACGAGCGCCTGCGCATCACCGCCAACATCACCCACGCCCTGGCCAAGAAAGCCAAGGACGTCAATGTGGAGAACGATATCTTCGGCGTCCCGGCCGAGCCGTTCCTCAGCGACGCCTACAGCGTGGTCGATCTATTCGGCAGCTATCGCTTCAACACGCATGTGCGCGTCAATCTGGGCGTGTACAACCTGTTCGACGAGCGCTATTCGCAATGGGCGCGCATCCGCAATGTCACCCGTGGCGATTTCTATCTGTACGGCTATGCCACCGACGACGGTATCGGCCGCTACAGCGAACCTGGCCGCAATGTGCGTGCCACGTTGTACGTAAACTTCTGA
- the mgtE gene encoding magnesium transporter — protein sequence MYNETLRLAQGVNALIAPLAERNTADAVEYLNTLDRDDAAQVLAALPQPRAVKLLEQPELHDASALVAQLPAEQAASLLGQMADDRATDIFHGLDAEQRAPLLWLLSAEARLSIQALMRYPPNTAGALMTTEFVAVPADWTVGRTLQHIREVERSRETVYAIYLLDPHSRVLTQVVTMRRLITGADDAPILEVAQVNPPVTVDPALDQEEVARLIRRHDLLAIPVVDAHGHILGIVTVDDVLDALIAESTEDVHKFGGMEALDKPYMQIGFGQMIKKRAGWLSVLFLGEMLTASAMQHFEDELSKAVVLTLFIPLIMSSGGNSGSQATSLLIRSLALREIRLGDWWKVALRELPTGLTLGTILGLLAIVRITIWQTAGLYDYGPHWQMVALTIGAALIGIVTFGSLSGSMLPFVLQRLGFDPASASAPFVATLVDVTGLVIYFSIAAAILSGTLL from the coding sequence ATGTACAACGAAACCCTGCGCCTTGCCCAAGGCGTCAACGCCTTGATCGCACCCCTGGCCGAGCGCAACACGGCCGATGCGGTGGAATATCTCAACACCCTCGACCGCGACGATGCGGCCCAGGTGCTGGCCGCGCTGCCGCAACCGCGTGCGGTGAAACTGCTCGAACAACCCGAGCTGCACGATGCCAGCGCATTGGTGGCGCAACTGCCGGCCGAACAGGCCGCCTCCTTGCTCGGGCAGATGGCCGACGACCGCGCCACCGACATTTTCCACGGCCTGGACGCCGAGCAGCGCGCGCCGCTGCTGTGGCTGCTCAGTGCCGAGGCGCGGCTGTCGATTCAGGCCTTGATGCGTTACCCGCCCAACACCGCCGGTGCGCTGATGACCACCGAGTTCGTGGCGGTGCCGGCCGACTGGACGGTGGGCCGCACCCTGCAGCACATCCGCGAGGTGGAGCGCAGCCGCGAGACGGTCTATGCGATCTATCTGCTGGACCCGCACAGCCGCGTGCTCACGCAGGTGGTGACCATGCGCCGGCTGATCACCGGCGCAGACGACGCGCCGATCCTGGAGGTGGCGCAGGTCAACCCGCCGGTCACGGTGGACCCGGCGCTGGACCAGGAGGAAGTCGCACGGCTGATCCGTCGCCATGACTTGTTGGCCATCCCGGTGGTGGATGCGCACGGCCACATACTCGGCATCGTCACCGTGGACGATGTGCTGGATGCATTGATCGCCGAATCCACCGAAGACGTGCACAAGTTCGGCGGCATGGAAGCACTCGACAAGCCCTACATGCAGATCGGGTTTGGCCAGATGATCAAGAAGCGCGCCGGCTGGTTGAGCGTGCTGTTCCTGGGTGAAATGCTCACCGCCAGCGCGATGCAGCACTTCGAGGACGAGCTGTCCAAGGCGGTGGTGCTGACCCTGTTCATTCCGCTGATCATGAGCTCGGGCGGCAACTCCGGCTCGCAGGCCACCTCGCTGCTGATCCGCTCGCTGGCCTTGCGCGAAATCCGCCTGGGCGATTGGTGGAAAGTGGCGCTGCGCGAGCTGCCCACCGGCCTCACCCTGGGCACGATCCTGGGCCTGCTGGCGATCGTGCGCATCACCATCTGGCAGACCGCCGGCCTGTACGACTATGGCCCGCACTGGCAGATGGTGGCGCTGACCATCGGCGCGGCGCTGATCGGCATCGTCACCTTCGGTTCGCTGTCCGGCTCGATGCTGCCGTTCGTGCTGCAACGGCTGGGCTTCGATCCGGCCAGCGCCTCGGCGCCGTTCGTGGCCACCTTGGTGGATGTCACCGGGCTGGTGATTTATTTCAGCATTGCCGCCGCGATCCTCAGCGGCACGTTGTTGTAG
- a CDS encoding monovalent cation:proton antiporter-2 (CPA2) family protein — translation MHSGGLELALVLMLAAIVAVPVFKRFGLGAVLAYLVAGVVLGPDGVGVVQDAERISGAAEIGVVMLLFVIGLELSPSRLKVMRHSVFGAGATQVVVTTLILGGLLMLGNLGWKSALIVGVALALSSTAVGLQLLAERKALSSDYGRLAFAILLFQDLIAIPLLAAIPLLGGSKNATLEWPDVARAVAALALVILCGRFVLRYLFNMVARTRMPEVFTASALLVVLGTAWIMQEAGLSASLGAFLAGVLLADSEFRHELESQIEPFEGLLLGLFFISVGMGIDLNRVVAEPWLIASGVAILLVVKFSLLVGIGTVAKLPLRSSLMLGSVLWLGGEFAFVVFNEADRVGLLERANHDRLVAIVGVSMALTPVLLLGMQRILNGPLRTRAPKSERPFDTIDTQTPKVLVAGMGRFGQIVARLLTARHVPFVALEHNPDTVDDMRSFGSQVYYGDPTRPEMLRAAGADRIKVFVIAMDDAETNIKTVRLIRRLYPQATVLARARNRQHAWKLMDLGAEPFREVFASSLELGERMLTSLGLSEAVAKDHVKRFRQHDEELLHRQHLVYDDEVKVVQTARDARADLMNLFEADVKADVDGEAAPTTQDR, via the coding sequence ATGCATAGCGGCGGTCTGGAACTGGCTCTGGTGCTGATGCTGGCCGCCATCGTGGCGGTGCCGGTGTTCAAGCGCTTCGGGTTGGGTGCGGTGTTGGCCTATCTGGTCGCCGGTGTGGTGCTCGGGCCCGACGGCGTGGGCGTGGTGCAGGATGCCGAACGCATCAGCGGCGCAGCCGAAATCGGTGTGGTGATGCTGCTGTTCGTGATCGGCCTGGAACTGTCGCCGTCGCGGTTGAAGGTCATGCGCCATTCGGTGTTCGGCGCCGGCGCCACCCAGGTGGTGGTGACCACGCTGATCCTGGGCGGCTTGCTGATGCTCGGCAATCTGGGCTGGAAGAGCGCATTGATCGTCGGCGTGGCGCTGGCGTTGTCGTCCACCGCGGTGGGCCTGCAGCTGCTGGCCGAACGCAAGGCGCTCAGTAGCGACTACGGGCGCCTGGCGTTCGCCATTTTGCTGTTTCAGGATCTGATCGCCATCCCATTGCTGGCGGCGATTCCGTTGCTGGGCGGCAGCAAGAACGCCACGCTGGAATGGCCGGACGTGGCCAGGGCGGTCGCGGCATTGGCGCTGGTCATTCTGTGCGGGCGCTTCGTGCTGCGCTATCTGTTCAACATGGTGGCGCGCACCCGCATGCCGGAAGTGTTCACCGCCAGCGCCTTGCTGGTGGTGCTGGGCACCGCCTGGATCATGCAGGAAGCCGGATTGAGCGCCAGCCTGGGCGCGTTTTTGGCCGGCGTGCTGCTGGCCGATTCGGAATTCCGCCACGAGCTCGAATCGCAGATCGAACCGTTCGAAGGCCTGCTGCTCGGCTTGTTCTTCATCTCGGTGGGCATGGGCATCGATCTGAACCGGGTGGTCGCCGAGCCGTGGCTGATCGCCAGCGGCGTGGCGATCCTGCTGGTGGTGAAGTTCTCACTGCTGGTCGGCATCGGCACGGTGGCCAAGCTGCCGTTGCGCAGCAGCCTGATGCTGGGCAGCGTGTTGTGGCTGGGCGGCGAGTTCGCGTTTGTGGTGTTCAACGAAGCCGATCGCGTCGGCTTGCTGGAGCGCGCCAACCACGATCGCCTGGTGGCCATTGTCGGTGTGTCGATGGCGCTCACGCCGGTGTTGCTGCTCGGCATGCAGCGCATCCTCAACGGACCATTGCGGACACGTGCACCCAAGTCAGAGCGCCCGTTCGACACCATCGATACGCAGACGCCCAAGGTGCTGGTGGCCGGCATGGGCCGCTTCGGCCAGATCGTGGCGCGCTTGCTCACCGCCCGGCACGTGCCGTTCGTGGCGCTGGAGCACAACCCCGACACCGTGGATGACATGCGCAGTTTCGGCAGCCAGGTGTACTACGGCGATCCGACCCGGCCGGAAATGCTGCGCGCCGCCGGTGCCGACCGCATCAAGGTGTTCGTGATCGCGATGGACGATGCGGAAACCAATATCAAGACGGTGCGGCTGATCCGCCGTCTGTATCCGCAAGCCACCGTGCTGGCGCGTGCACGCAATCGCCAGCACGCCTGGAAATTGATGGACCTGGGCGCCGAACCGTTCCGCGAAGTGTTCGCCTCCAGCCTGGAACTGGGCGAGCGCATGTTGACCTCGCTCGGCCTGAGCGAGGCAGTCGCCAAGGATCACGTCAAACGGTTCCGCCAGCACGACGAAGAGTTGCTGCATCGCCAGCACCTGGTCTATGACGACGAGGTCAAGGTGGTGCAGACCGCACGCGATGCGCGCGCGGATCTGATGAATCTGTTCGAAGCCGACGTCAAGGCCGATGTCGATGGCGAGGCTGCGCCCACCACCCAGGATCGTTGA
- the zwf gene encoding glucose-6-phosphate dehydrogenase produces the protein MNEQETTPPCIIVVLGARGDLTKRLVMPALYNLRRAGALGEQFAIVGMDHGDISERSWRTMMGQSMTELLSSRDAEFQTDEFDTDTWEWLRERMHYLRGDFTDLGAYQALDGVLEKLHKRYGTQGNVLFYLATAARFFEPVLLNLGEAGLVKQREGQGWRRVIVEKPFGHDLPSAVALNATVARVLHEDQVFRIDHFLGKETVQNILAFRFANGLFEPVWNRDRIDHVQITAAETIGVEGRGRFYDPTGCLRDMVPNHLFQLLAMIAMEPPAAFTTEAMHRRRAEVIEAVRPIKPEDVVRGQYASGAVSRSAVPGYREEDTVPEDSETETYVAMKLQVDTWRWAGVPFYLRTGKRLRERTTEIAIRFKPAPLAPFRSTEVGGYGPDWLVLHIQPDEGISLQFDVKRPGAQVALAPVRMDFRYRDWFPKEYTVGYERLLQDCMKGEAGLFQDAAMVEAAWRIVQPILDAWKQPPSDFPNYAAGSAGPSAADALLAMNGGHAWRALTPGRKPPPRRGPEARSSAATPVKKATKKTAKKASKATPKRAAAPAAKSAQGAAGSHGKVAKTSVTKRATKKVAKAAAKTVSKAAAGKSAAKKPASKTAVRTPRS, from the coding sequence ATGAATGAGCAAGAGACCACCCCGCCGTGCATCATCGTGGTGCTGGGCGCACGCGGCGATCTGACCAAGCGCCTGGTGATGCCGGCGCTGTACAACCTGCGCCGGGCGGGTGCGTTGGGCGAGCAGTTCGCCATCGTCGGCATGGACCACGGCGATATCAGCGAGCGTTCGTGGCGCACGATGATGGGTCAGTCGATGACCGAGCTGCTCAGCAGTCGCGATGCCGAATTCCAGACCGATGAATTCGACACCGATACCTGGGAGTGGCTACGCGAGCGCATGCATTATCTGCGCGGCGATTTCACCGATTTAGGTGCCTATCAAGCGCTGGATGGCGTGTTGGAGAAACTGCACAAGCGCTACGGCACCCAGGGCAATGTGCTGTTCTATCTCGCCACCGCCGCACGTTTCTTCGAGCCGGTGCTGCTCAATCTGGGCGAAGCCGGGCTGGTCAAACAGCGCGAGGGCCAGGGCTGGCGGCGGGTGATCGTGGAAAAACCGTTCGGCCACGATCTGCCCAGCGCCGTCGCGCTCAACGCCACCGTCGCCCGCGTGTTGCACGAGGATCAGGTGTTCCGCATCGACCATTTCCTCGGCAAGGAAACCGTGCAGAACATCCTGGCGTTCCGTTTTGCCAATGGCTTGTTCGAGCCGGTGTGGAATCGCGACCGCATCGATCATGTGCAGATCACCGCCGCCGAAACCATCGGTGTGGAAGGCCGCGGACGTTTCTACGATCCCACCGGTTGTTTGCGCGACATGGTGCCGAATCATCTGTTCCAGTTGCTGGCGATGATTGCGATGGAACCGCCGGCCGCCTTCACCACCGAAGCCATGCACCGCCGCCGCGCCGAAGTGATCGAAGCGGTGCGCCCGATCAAGCCCGAAGACGTGGTACGCGGCCAATATGCCTCCGGCGCGGTGAGCCGCAGCGCGGTACCGGGGTATCGCGAAGAAGACACCGTGCCGGAGGATTCGGAAACCGAAACCTATGTGGCGATGAAGCTGCAGGTCGACACCTGGCGCTGGGCCGGCGTGCCGTTCTACCTGCGCACCGGCAAGCGGCTGCGCGAGCGCACCACCGAGATCGCAATCCGCTTCAAGCCTGCGCCGCTGGCACCGTTTCGCAGTACCGAAGTGGGCGGGTATGGCCCCGACTGGCTGGTGCTGCACATCCAGCCCGACGAGGGCATCTCGCTGCAGTTCGACGTCAAGCGCCCGGGCGCGCAGGTCGCGCTGGCACCGGTGCGCATGGACTTCCGCTACCGCGACTGGTTTCCCAAGGAATACACGGTGGGCTACGAGCGCCTGCTGCAGGACTGCATGAAAGGCGAGGCCGGCCTGTTCCAGGATGCGGCCATGGTGGAAGCCGCCTGGCGCATCGTGCAGCCGATCCTGGATGCCTGGAAACAACCGCCAAGCGACTTCCCCAATTACGCCGCAGGCAGCGCCGGCCCGTCGGCTGCCGATGCATTGCTGGCGATGAATGGCGGGCACGCCTGGCGCGCGCTCACCCCGGGCCGCAAGCCACCGCCGCGCCGCGGACCGGAAGCACGCAGCAGCGCTGCAACGCCGGTCAAGAAAGCCACCAAGAAGACCGCGAAGAAAGCGAGCAAGGCGACACCCAAGCGTGCCGCCGCACCTGCTGCAAAATCCGCTCAAGGCGCAGCCGGTTCGCACGGCAAGGTGGCAAAGACATCCGTCACCAAGCGCGCGACGAAGAAGGTCGCAAAAGCAGCAGCGAAGACCGTGAGCAAAGCTGCGGCTGGCAAAAGCGCAGCGAAGAAGCCGGCCAGCAAGACCGCAGTGCGCACACCGCGCAGCTGA
- a CDS encoding glycoside hydrolase family 15 protein, with product MSVRIEDHAMLGNCHSAALVDHCGTIDWLCLPRFDSDAFFASLLGDEQHGQWALSPVAAFRSERAYEDDSLVLCTRMRTDTGTVELVDFMVASDEDDSHQHLVRIVRCVQGEVPMHMRLTFRFNYGRTVPWVTGIEGGIRAIAGPDQLALRSPQQLHGEDLGTEADFTLRQGESTWFLLSHGLSHQPTPAAIDPEQALQRTTAFWHGWARRCTDVGPWTEQVRRSLVVLKGLSYLPTGGIVAAPTASLPEHLGGTRNWDYRYCWLRDSVFTLIALLQAGYRDEASAFRDWVQRTIAGSPDQLQALYGIAGERRLQEWEADWLPGYENSGPVRIGNGAVDQFQLDVYGELIGAFHYAREKGVAPPSDDDGSSASLLEKILDTLEDLWRLPDEGIWEIRDERRHFVHSKVMAWLAFDCGARDGITNADAEKRAHWGRLAEEIRAEVLENGVHPDGHFVQSYGSDRLDASLLLIPIVGFLPPEDPRIAATADAIARDLTIDGLVERYRADDSADGLPAGEGTFLACSFWLVENYALLGRTEQARVLLERLLGLCNDVGLLAEEYDPRSKRMLGNFPQGYSHVALVNAALRLHGRMGEKETRP from the coding sequence ATGAGCGTGCGTATCGAAGACCACGCCATGCTGGGCAATTGCCACAGCGCGGCCCTGGTCGACCACTGCGGCACCATCGACTGGCTGTGTCTGCCACGTTTCGATTCCGATGCGTTTTTCGCATCTCTGCTGGGCGATGAGCAACACGGGCAATGGGCGTTGTCGCCGGTCGCCGCATTCCGCAGCGAACGCGCTTACGAAGACGACAGTCTGGTGTTGTGCACACGCATGCGTACCGACACCGGCACGGTGGAACTGGTCGACTTCATGGTTGCCAGCGATGAGGACGACAGCCACCAACATCTGGTGCGGATCGTGCGTTGCGTGCAGGGCGAAGTGCCGATGCACATGCGGCTGACCTTTCGCTTCAACTATGGCCGTACGGTGCCGTGGGTCACCGGCATCGAGGGCGGCATTCGCGCCATCGCCGGCCCCGACCAGCTCGCGTTGCGCTCGCCGCAGCAGCTGCACGGCGAGGACCTGGGCACCGAGGCCGACTTCACGCTGCGTCAGGGCGAGAGCACCTGGTTTCTGCTCAGCCACGGCCTGTCGCATCAGCCCACGCCGGCGGCGATCGATCCGGAACAGGCGCTGCAACGGACCACCGCGTTCTGGCATGGCTGGGCACGTCGCTGTACCGATGTCGGTCCGTGGACCGAGCAGGTGCGGCGTTCGCTGGTGGTGTTGAAGGGACTGAGTTACCTGCCCACCGGTGGCATTGTCGCCGCGCCCACCGCCTCGCTGCCCGAGCATCTGGGCGGCACCCGTAACTGGGATTATCGCTACTGCTGGCTGCGCGATTCGGTGTTCACGCTGATCGCGTTGTTGCAGGCCGGCTATCGCGATGAAGCCTCTGCGTTTCGCGACTGGGTGCAACGCACCATCGCCGGTTCGCCGGATCAGTTGCAGGCGCTGTACGGCATCGCCGGCGAGCGCCGGCTGCAGGAATGGGAAGCGGATTGGCTGCCCGGCTACGAAAACTCCGGCCCGGTACGCATCGGCAATGGCGCGGTGGATCAGTTCCAGCTCGACGTGTATGGCGAGTTGATCGGCGCGTTCCATTACGCGCGCGAGAAGGGCGTGGCGCCGCCGTCCGATGACGATGGCTCGTCGGCATCGCTGCTGGAAAAGATCCTGGATACGCTCGAAGACCTGTGGCGCCTGCCCGATGAAGGCATCTGGGAAATCCGCGACGAGCGCCGTCATTTCGTACATTCCAAAGTGATGGCCTGGCTGGCGTTCGATTGTGGCGCGCGCGATGGCATCACCAATGCCGACGCAGAAAAACGCGCACATTGGGGCAGGCTTGCCGAGGAAATCCGCGCCGAAGTGCTGGAAAACGGCGTGCACCCGGATGGCCACTTCGTGCAGAGCTATGGCTCCGACCGCCTGGACGCCTCGCTGCTGCTGATTCCGATCGTGGGATTTTTGCCGCCGGAGGATCCGCGCATCGCCGCCACCGCCGATGCCATCGCACGCGATCTGACCATCGATGGATTGGTCGAGCGCTATCGTGCCGACGACAGCGCCGATGGCCTGCCGGCCGGCGAGGGCACTTTTCTTGCCTGCAGCTTCTGGCTGGTGGAAAACTATGCATTGCTCGGGCGCACCGAGCAGGCGCGCGTGTTGCTCGAGCGCCTGCTTGGATTGTGCAACGACGTGGGCCTGCTCGCCGAAGAGTACGACCCGCGCAGCAAACGCATGCTTGGCAACTTCCCGCAAGGGTATTCCCACGTGGCCCTGGTCAATGCGGCATTGCGCCTGCACGGACGCATGGGCGAAAAGGAAACACGTCCATGA